A single window of Salvia splendens isolate huo1 chromosome 6, SspV2, whole genome shotgun sequence DNA harbors:
- the LOC121808399 gene encoding extensin-2-like, whose amino-acid sequence MASHGRGGRGLVATLPQLLVTALAILATSSIVSADPYIYSSPPPPYEYKSPPPPSPSPPPPYVYKSPPPPSPSPPPPYVYKSPPPPSPSPPPPYVYKSPPPPSPSPPPPYVYKSPPPPSPSPPPPYYYKSPPPPDPSPPPPYYYKSPPPPSPSPPPPYYYKSPPPPSTSPPHHPYYYKSPPPPSPSPPPPYYYKSPPPPSPSPPPPYYYKSPPPPSTSPPHHPYYYKSPPPPSPSPPPPYYYKSPPPPSPSPPHHPYYYKSPPPPSPPPPHHPYYYKSPPPPSPSPPHHPYYYKSPPPPSPPPPHHPYYYKSPPPPSPSPPPPYYYKSPPPPSPSPPPPYYYKSPPPPSPSPPHHPYYYKSPPPPSPSPPHHPYYYKSPPPPSPSPLPPYYYKSPPPPSPSPPPPYYYKSPPPPVKSPPPPYYYTSPPPPAPVPHHPPHHHSFVVKVTGKVYCYRCYDFEHPEKSHAKKHLKGAVVEVTCKAGEKEVVAYGKTKINGKYSIPIEGFEYAKYGAKACKAKLHAPPMDSKCSIPTDLHWGIKGAKLKVKSKNHYEVVLYAKPFAYGSKAPYEKCHKPKPSPVPAPYYYKSPPPPSTPAYVYKSPPPPPYVYKSPPPPSSPAYVYKSPPPPPYVYKSPPPPSPVYVYKSPPPPPYIYKSPPPPSPVYVYKSPPPPPYMYKSPPPPTPVYLYKSPPPPPYVYKSPPPPTPVYLYKSPPPPSPVYVYKSPPPPPYVYKSPPPPTPVYLYKSPPPPPYIYKSPPPPSPSPPHHPYYYKSPPPPSPSPPHHPYYYKSPPPPSPSPPPPYYYKSPPPPSPSPPHHPYYYKSPPPPSPSPPPPYYYKSPPPPSPSPPHHPYYYKSPPPPSPSPPPPYYYKSPPPPSPSPPPPYYYKSPPPPSPSPPHHPYYYKSPPPPSPSPPPPYYYKSPPPPSPSPPHHPYYYKSPPPPSPSPPPPYYYKSPPPPSPSPPPPYYYKSPPPPSPSPPHHPYYYKSPPPPSPSPPPPSPSPPPPYYYKSPPPPSPSPPPPYYYKSPPPPSPSPPHHPYHYKSPPPPSPSPPPPYVYKSPPPPSPSPPPPYVYNSPPPPSPSPPHHPYHYKSPPPPSPSPPPPYYYQSPPPPSPSPPPPYVYKSPPPPSPSPPPPYHYSSPPPPVKSPPPPVYIYASPPPPTHY is encoded by the exons ATGGCATCTCACGGCCGCGGCGGCCGCGGCCTCGTTGCGACGCTGCCACAGCTCCTTGTGACGGCATTGGCCATTCTAGCTACTTCGAGTATAGTTTCTGCTGACCCTTACATATATTCTTCTCCACCTCCACCATACGAGTACAAGTCTCCACCACCTCCTTCTCCGTCCCCGCCACCACCATATGTTTACAAGTCTCCACCACCGCCATCTCCTTCCCCGCCGCCACCATATGTGTATAAATCTCCGCCACCACCATCCccatctccaccaccaccgtACGTGTACAAATCACCTCCACCACCTTCTCCTTCCCCTCCTCCACCATACGTGTACAagtcaccaccaccaccttctccatctccaccacCGCCATATTACTACAAGTCTCCTCCACCACCTGATCCCTCACCGCCACCACCATACTACTATAAGTCTCCTCCACCACCTTCTCcctcaccaccaccaccatattACTACAAGTCTCCACCACCTCCATCGACATCTCCTCCACACCATCCCTACTATTACAAGTCACCGCCTCCTCCATCACCGTCACCTCCACCACCATACTACTACAAGTCTCCTCCACCACCTTCTCcctcaccaccaccaccatattACTACAAGTCTCCACCACCTCCATCGACATCTCCTCCACACCATCCCTACTATTACAAGTCACCGCCTCCTCCATCACCGTCACCTCCACCACCATACTACTATAAGTCACCACCTCCTCCGTCGCCATCTCCTCCACACCATCCATACTATTATAAGTCACCACCTCCTCCATCGCCACCTCCTCCACACCATCCCTACTATTACAAGTCACCGCCTCCTCCATCACCATCTCCTCCACACCATCCATACTATTATAAGTCACCACCTCCTCCATCGCCGCCTCCTCCACACCATCCCTACTATTACAAGTCACCGCCTCCTccatcaccatcacctccaCCACCATACTACTATAAGTCACCACCTCCTCCATCTCCATCACCTCCACCACCATACTACTACAAGTCACCGcctcctccttctccctctcctcCACACCATCCATACTACTATAAGTCACCACCTCCTCCATCGCCGTCTCCTCCACACCATCCTTACTACTACAAGTCTCCTCCACCTCCCTCGCCATCACCACTTCCGCCATACTACTACaaatctcctcctcctccctcaccatcaccaccacctcctTACTACTACAAATCACCGCCACCACCAGTGAAGTCACCGCCTCCACCATACTACTACACTTCTCCTCCACCACCGGCGCCAGTCCCTCACCACCCACCGCACCACCACTCATTTGTAGTCAAGGTGACCGGAAAAGTGTATTGCTACCGGTGCTACGATTTCGAACACCCAGAGAAATCTCATGCCAAGAAACATCTCAAAG GTGCTGTAGTGGAAGTAACATGCAAAGCAGGTGAAAAAGAAGTAGTTGCATATGGCAAAACAAAAATCAATGGAAAATACAGCATTCCAATTGAAGGATTTGAATATGCTAAATATGGAGCAAAGGCTTGCAAAGCAAAACTTCATGCACCACCTATGGATTCTAAGTGTAGCATTCCAACTGATCTTCATTGGGGAATCAAGGGTGCTAAACTTAAAGTGAAGTCCAAGAATCACTATGAAGTTGTCTTGTATGCTAAGCCATTCGCTTATGGTTCCAAGGCCCCTTACGAGAAATGCCACAAACCTAAGCCTAGCCCCGTCCCAGCACCGTACTACTACaagtctccaccaccaccatcgaCACCGGCTTACGTATACAAATCCCCTCCGCCACCTCCTTATGTGTACAAGTCTCCTCCACCTCCATCGTCACCGGCTTACGTATATAAATCCCCTCCACCACCTCCTTACGTGTACAAGTCCCCTCCACCACCATCACCTGTTTACGTGTACAAGTCCCCTCCACCACCGCCTTACATCTACAAGTCTCCTCCACCCCCATCGCCAGTTTATGTATACAAGTCTCCTCCGCCACCTCCTTACATGTACAAGTCTCCACCCCCTCCAACACCAGTTTATCTTTACAAGTCCCCTCCACCCCCTCCATATGTATACAAGTCGCCACCCCCTCCAACACCAGTGTACCTTTATAAGTCCCCTCCACCCCCATCGCCGGTTTACGTATACAAGTCTCCCCCACCACCACCTTACGTATACAAGTCTCCACCTCCTCCAACACCAGTTTACCTCTACAAGTCTCCTCCACCCCCTCCATACATTTATAAATCACCACCACCTCCATCGCCATCTCCTCCACACCATCCCTACTACTACAAGTCACCGCCACCTCCATCGCCATCTCCTCCACACCATCCCTACTACTACAAGTCACCGCCTCCTCCATctccatcaccaccaccaccctacTACTACAAGTCACCGCCTCCTCCGTCGCCATCTCCTCCACACCATCCCTACTACTACAAGTCACCACCTCCTCCATCTccatcaccaccgccaccataCTACTACAAGTCACCACCTCCCCCGTCGCCATCTCCTCCACACCATCCGTACTACTACAAGTCACCACCTCCTCCATctccatcaccaccaccaccatactACTAcaaatcaccaccaccaccgtctCCATCGCCACCACCTCCCTACTATTACAAGTCTCCACCGCCTCCATCGCCATCTCCTCCACACCATCCCTACTACTACAAGTCACCACCTCCTCCATCTccatcaccaccgccaccataCTATTACAAGTCACCACCTCCTCCGTCGCCATCTCCTCCACACCATCCCTACTACTACAAGTCACCACCTCCTCCATctccatcaccaccaccaccatactACTACAAATCACCTCCGCCACCGTCACCTTCACCACCACCTCCTTACTATTACAAGTCTCCTCCACCACCATCGCCATCTCCTCCACACCATCCCTACTACTACAAGTCACCTCCTCCTCCCTCACCATCTCCCCCACCACCATCGccatctcctccaccaccatACTACTACAAATCTCCACCTCCTCCGTCTCCATCACCACCTCCACCTTATTACTACAAGTCTCCTCCACCACCATCGCCATCTCCTCCACACCATCCCTACCACTACaagtctccaccaccaccatcgcCTTCTCCACCACCTCCATACGTCTAcaaatcaccaccaccaccatcaccaTCTCCTCCACCTCCATACGTCTACAACTCACCCCCACCACCATCGCCATCTCCTCCACACCATCCCTATCACTACAAATCACCTCCACCACCATCACCTTCTCCTCCACCCCCATACTACTACCAGTCTCCCCCACCACCTTCCCCCTCACCCCCACCACCATACGTTTACAAATCCCCACCTCCCCCCTCACCATCACCGCCTCCTCCATACCACTACTCATCACCTCCCCCACCCGTAAAATCCCCTCCTCCACCTGTATACATTTACGCATCTCCACCTCCTCCAACTCATTATTAA
- the LOC121808400 gene encoding extensin-2-like, translated as MTTRRRGSAAKGGLLPQLLLVALATLATSSLVSADPYVYSSPPPPYVYKSPPPPSPSPPPPYVYKSPPPPSPSPPPPYVYTSPPPPSPSPPPPYVYKSPPPPSPSPPPPYVYKSPPPPSPSPPPPYVYKSPPPPSPSPPPPYVYKSPPPPSPSPPPPYVYKSPPPPSPSPPPPYVYKSPPPPSPSPPPPYIYKSPPPPPYVYKSPPPPSPSPPPPYVYKSPPPPSPSPPPPYVYKSPPPPSPSPPPPYYYKSPPPPSPSPPPPYYYKSPPPPSPSPPPPYYYKSPPPPSPSPPPPYHYVSPPPPAKSPPPPYHYTSPPPPAPVPHYPPHHHHELVVKVTGKVYCYKCYDWTHPEKSHNKKHLQGAVVKVTCKAGDKEVVAYGKTKRNGKYSIPVVGFEYAKYGAKACIAKLHAAPKHSKCSIATNTHWGVKGAELRVKSKNHYEVVLYVEPFAYASKTPYGECSKPKPTPAPYYYKSPPPPTPTYVYKSPPPPPYVYKSPPPPAPTYVYKSPPPPPYVYKSPPPPSPSPPPPYVYKSPPPPSPSPPPPYVYTSPPPPSPSPPPPYVYKSPPPPSSPSPPPPYIYKSPPPPSPSPPPPYIYKSPPPPSPSPPPPYIYKSPPPPSPSPPPPYVYKSPPPPSPSPPPPYVYKSPPPPSPSPPPPYVYKSPPPPSPSPPPPYVYKSPPPPSPSPPPPYVYKSPPPPSPSPPPPYVYKSPPPPSPSPPPPYVYNSPPPPSPSPPPPYVYNSPPPPSPSPPPPYVYNSPPPPSPSPPPPYVYKSPPPPSPSPPPPYIYKSPPPPSPSPPPPYVYKSPPPPSPSPPPPYVYTSPPPPVKSPPPPAYIYASPPPPTHY; from the exons ATGACTACTCGCCGCCGCGGCTCAGCCGCCAAGGGTGGGCTTCTGCCACAGCTCCTGCTGGTGGCATTGGCCACCTTGGCAACTTCTAGTTTGGTCTCCGCTGATCCTTATGTGTACTCGTCTCCACCTCCGCCTTATGTTTACAAATCTCCTCCACCACCGTCTCCGTCTCCACCACCTCCCTATGTGTAtaaatctccaccaccaccgtcACCATCTCCACCTCCTCCTTATGTTTACACatccccaccaccaccatcaccaTCTCCGCCACCACCATATGTATACAAGTCTCCGCCACCACCATCGccatctccaccaccaccttacGTGTACAAATCACCCCCACCACCTTCTCCTTCCCCGCCACCACCTTACGTTTACAAATCACCCCCACCACCTTCCCCTTCCCCGCCACCGCCATATGTCTATaagtctccaccaccaccatctccATCCCCACCACCACCATACGTCTACAagtcaccaccaccaccttccccatCTCCACCACCTCCATATGTCTACAAGTCGCCACCTCCACCATCCCCATCCCCACCACCTCCATACATCTACAAATCACCTCCACCACCCCCATACGTCTACAAATCTCCTCCACCACCATCTCCGTCTCCACCACCTCCATACGTCTATAAGTCTCCCCCACCACCATCCCCATCTCCACCACCTCCATACGTCTACAAGTCGCCGCCACCACCttctccatctcctcctccaCCATACTACTACAAGTCGCCACCACCTCCTTCCccatctccaccaccaccatactACTATAAATCGCCACCACCTCCTTCCCCATCCCCACCACCACCATACTACTACAAATCCCCACCACCTCCTTCCCCCTCACCACCACCCCCCTACCATTACGTCTCGCCACCACCACCGGCAAAATCTCCTCCTCCACCGTACCACTACACCTCTCCCCCACCGCCGGCACCGGTTCCTCACTACCCACCGCACCACCACCACGAGTTGGTAGTTAAGGTGACCGGAAAAGTTTACTGCTACAAATGCTACGATTGGACTCACCCAGAAAAATCCCataacaagaaacatctccaaG GTGCCGTGGTGAAAGTGACATGCAAAGCAGGAGATAAAGAAGTAGTTGCATATGGCAAAACAAAGAGAAATGGAAAATATAGTATTCCAGTTGTAGGATTTGAATATGCCAAATATGGAGCAAAGGCTTGCATAGCTAAGCTTCATGCAGCACCTAAGCATTCAAAGTGTAGCATTGCTACTAATACTCATTGGGGAGTAAAGGGTGCTGAGCTTCGAGTGAAGTCCAAGAATCACTATGAAGTTGTGTTGTATGTTGAGCCTTTTGCTTATGCATCCAAGACTCCTTATGGGGAATGTTCCAAGCCTAAGCCGACTCCGGCTCCGTACTATTACAAGTCCCCACCTCCTCCGACTCCCACTTATGTCTACAAATCCCCACCTCCACCTCCTTATGTATACAAGTCCCCACCTCCTCCGGCTCCGACTTATGTTTACAAGTCCCCTCCTCCACCACCGTATGTCTAcaaatcaccaccaccaccatcgcCATCTCCTCCACCCCCATACGTCTACAAATCACCACCTCCTCCGTCCCCATCTCCTCCACCTCCCTACGTCTACACATCACCTCCTCCTCCATCACCATCTCCTCCACCTCCATACGTCTAcaaatcaccaccaccaccatcgtCCCCATCTCCCCCACCTCCCTACATTTAcaaatcaccaccaccaccttccccGTCTCCCCCACCTCCATACATCTACAAATCACCACCCCCACCATCGCCGTCTCCTCCACCCCCATACATTTAcaaatcaccaccaccaccgtccCCATCTCCCCCACCTCCCTACGTCTAcaaatcaccaccaccaccatcgcCATCTCCTCCACCTCCATACGTCTACAagtcaccaccaccaccgtccCCATCTCCTCCACCTCCATACGTATAcaaatcaccaccaccaccctcaCCGTCTCCCCCACCTCCCTACGTCTACAAATCACCTCCACCACCATCCCCATCTCCCCCACCTCCATACGTCTACAAGTCACCTCCACCACCATCGCCGTCTCCTCCACCTCCATACGTCTACAAGTCACCACCTCCTCCTTCCCCATCACCCCCACCTCCATATGTCTACAATTCACCACCTCCTCCTTCCCCATCACCCCCACCTCCATATGTCTACAATTCACCACCTCCTCCTTCCCCATCACCCCCACCTCCATACGTCTACAattcaccaccaccaccatcgcCATCTCCTCCACCTCCATACGTATACaaatctccaccaccaccatcgcCATCTCCCCCACCTCCATACATATACAAATCTCCCCCACCACCATCGCCATCTCCCCCACCCCCATACGTCTACAAATCACCACCTCCCCCATCCCCATCTCCCCCACCCCCATACGTCTACACGTCCCCACCACCACCTGTGAAGTCACCTCCACCACCGGCATACATTTACGCCTCACCGCCTCCACCAACACATTACTAA
- the LOC121807173 gene encoding vesicle transport protein GOT1-like isoform X2 — protein MAYELSEQKKIGLGLIGFGIFFTFLAVILFFDRGLLALGNIFWLTGVAILLGWRSTLQLFTDRKNYKGSVSFLLGIFFIFVRWPVVGILVEIYGCIVLFSGFWPSIKAFLYQIPVIGWILQYPALLINQFTKRSA, from the exons ATGGCGTATGAATTGAGCGAACAGAAAA AGATTGGTCTTGGTCTGATTGGGTTTGGTATATTCTTCACCTTTCTTGCTGTAATTCTGTTTTTCGACAGAGGTTTGCTAGCTCTTGGAAAT ATCTTTTGGCTGACTGGTGTAGCCATTTTACTAGGCTGGCGATCAACATTGCAACTCTTCACAGACCGGAAGAATTATAAG GGTTCAGTTTCCTTTCTTCTCGGGATATTCTTTATATTTGTCCGATGGCCAGTAGTTGGTATACTTGTGGAGATCTATGGCTGCATTGTTCTTTTCAG TGGTTTCTGGCCCTCAATAAAGGCATTTCTTTACCAGATTCCAGTAATTGGTTGGATTTTACAGTATCCCGCACTG CTTATTAATCAGTTCACAAAGAGGTCTGCTTGA
- the LOC121807173 gene encoding uncharacterized protein LOC121807173 isoform X1 — translation MFACCPTIFLLFKMEFTQLSLAGGLYEDGKSGGGDGSGDGGMKRKWNTEAFPNTVDLQLKHPLPSDWEQCLDLQSGRMFYVNRKTSRKSWMRPEEQKLDLELNISTDHDIGHKENSSSSSSSNNMIALACSSCHLLVILCKTSPTCPNCKYVHSLASSSPKAKAPSSWGL, via the exons ATGTTTGCATGCTGCCCTACCATATTTCTGTTGTTTAAAATGGAATTCACTCAGCTGTCTCTAGCCGGAGGGCTGTATGAAGATGGCAAAAGTGGCGGTGGTGACGGAAGTGGCGATGGTGGAATGAAGAGGAAATGGAACACAGAAGCTTTCCCAAACACAGTTGATCTTCAGCTTAAACATCCTTTGCCTTCTGACTGGGAGCAATGCCTTGATCTTCAA tCGGGCAGAATGTTCTATGTGAACCGGAAGACATCAAGAAAGAGTTGGATGAGGCCAGAGGAGCAAAAGCTTGACCTTGAACTCAACATATCGACGGACCACGACATCGGGCATAAGGAAAACTCATCGTCGTCGTCATCAAGTAACAATATGATAGCATTGGCTTGTTCCAGCTGCCATCTTCTTGTGATATTATGTAAGACTTCACCCACTTGCCCTAACTGTAAGTATGTCCATTCTCTTGCATCATCTTCACCTAAAGCCAAAGCCCCTTCTAGTTGGGGTCTTTAA